The nucleotide window ATGTGCCCGTGTTGCTCATCACGTCGGCAAGCGCGGTGGAGCACAGGGTGGCCGGGCTGAATGCGGGGGCCGACGACTATCTGGTCAAGCCCTTCGACGTGCGCGAGCTGGCCGCGCGGCTGCACGCGCTGATTCGTCGCACGCAGGGTCGCTGCGCGCACCTGATCGAGGCGGGGCCGCTACGGCTGGATCCCGCGAGCGGGCTGGCGTGGCTGGGGCAGGCGCCTGTCGCCTTGTCGCGCCGGGAGATCGACTTGCTGGCGTGTCTCGCCAGCCATCGTGGACGATGGGTGCCGCCCGACACTTTGCATGCCAGGCTCTACGGCATGACCGCGAGAGTGCGCAGCAACGTGCTCAACGTCCACATCCACAACGTGCGTCGCAAGCTCGGCGGCAGTGCGATCCAGACGTCGCGCGGGCTTGGCTATCGCCTGGGGTGGGCGCTTGCAATACCGGAACCCGCAACGGGCACCGACACGTCGGTCAGGCGGTTCGCCTGCGCTTCGACGCGGTGGCCGCAGTCGCTTTGACGGCCGCTTTGGCGGTCGTTGCAGCGGACGTTTTGGCGGGGACTTTGGCGGGTGCTTTTGCGGGCGCTTTTGCGGGCGCGTTGGCGTTCGCCCTGCCGCGGGGGGCACGTGGCGCGCTGGCCGGCCGACGCGCCGACGCTTCGTCTTCGCGCTGTGCGGCGGTTCGTTCGAACACGTCGAGCACGCGGGCCAGATCGCTTTGTTCGCTCGCGTCGAGCGGCACGGCGAAGCTCAGATCCCGCACGGCCTTTGCCACCCGCCGGATGTTCCCGGGCGACGCGTGCGCGAGCATCGCGGGAATGGCCGCCATCGCCGTGTCGGGGGCCATGCG belongs to Pandoraea pnomenusa and includes:
- a CDS encoding response regulator transcription factor, which codes for MRVLLAEDDPRMARRIAGALPTAGIDVTGVVCGEAMLTAHAEDRFDALVLDLDTTGAGGLGIIARLRTVEADVPVLLITSASAVEHRVAGLNAGADDYLVKPFDVRELAARLHALIRRTQGRCAHLIEAGPLRLDPASGLAWLGQAPVALSRREIDLLACLASHRGRWVPPDTLHARLYGMTARVRSNVLNVHIHNVRRKLGGSAIQTSRGLGYRLGWALAIPEPATGTDTSVRRFACASTRWPQSL